A genome region from Paenibacillus pabuli includes the following:
- a CDS encoding FixH family protein translates to MSGQVRWFMPLIIILLLTAVGCSNDKQSQSTDTLEMIKVQLMVPDKVSIQDDVALQIKLTQGGQPVDDADHVQFQVWNEKDEPAAPAEDQGMMNPEDLEAKGAITAQSTGDGIYEANYAFEETGIYVVQVHVTEGAMHAMPRTKVTVENASSN, encoded by the coding sequence ATGAGTGGACAAGTCCGTTGGTTCATGCCGTTAATTATCATTCTGCTCCTTACGGCTGTGGGCTGCTCCAATGATAAGCAATCCCAGAGCACGGATACATTGGAGATGATTAAGGTGCAGCTCATGGTACCGGATAAGGTGTCAATCCAGGATGATGTTGCCCTGCAGATTAAACTGACGCAGGGAGGTCAGCCCGTGGATGATGCAGACCATGTGCAATTTCAGGTGTGGAATGAAAAAGATGAACCAGCAGCACCAGCTGAGGATCAGGGAATGATGAATCCTGAGGATCTTGAAGCTAAGGGAGCGATTACTGCTCAATCCACAGGGGATGGAATTTATGAGGCCAACTATGCGTTCGAGGAAACGGGCATATATGTCGTACAGGTCCATGTAACCGAAGGGGCCATGCATGCGATGCCGAGAACCAAGGTAACCGTAGAGAATGCTTCCAGCAATTAA
- a CDS encoding succinylglutamate desuccinylase/aspartoacylase family protein: MLVTKHVLAASSTHSTPYYMVRGAASGPVMVVTSGVHGNETASMAAAQKLADDCTAGRLFIQRGLLIIIPRVNQKAYGKKIRGNPDLNRTFPRRISAKAKHPLASAVFRLAREHGADWWIDLHEANGLSQLSSRVLGQTLITNPGSRAVPTCRRIIEHMNRSIAIRDRHFNLKQHELPGSARTAAARLLQARSVTVETCWSLKRSVRIKHQTRIVHHFLREAGFI, from the coding sequence ATGCTTGTCACTAAACATGTATTAGCAGCGTCCAGCACACACTCCACTCCCTACTACATGGTACGTGGTGCAGCGTCTGGCCCCGTGATGGTTGTCACTTCCGGCGTTCATGGAAACGAAACCGCAAGCATGGCTGCTGCACAAAAACTCGCAGATGATTGCACGGCAGGTCGGCTTTTCATTCAGCGCGGACTTCTAATTATCATTCCACGAGTGAACCAGAAGGCTTATGGCAAAAAAATCAGGGGCAATCCTGATCTGAACAGAACATTTCCCCGCCGCATATCTGCCAAAGCCAAGCATCCACTTGCGTCTGCCGTCTTTCGTCTGGCTCGTGAACATGGAGCAGACTGGTGGATCGACCTGCATGAAGCCAATGGATTGTCCCAGCTCAGTTCCCGTGTATTGGGTCAAACGCTGATTACCAATCCCGGAAGCCGTGCCGTTCCGACATGCAGGAGAATAATTGAACACATGAATCGTTCCATCGCCATTCGTGATCGGCATTTCAATCTGAAGCAGCATGAGCTTCCTGGATCTGCCCGGACAGCTGCGGCCAGATTGCTGCAGGCCCGTTCCGTTACCGTTGAAACCTGCTGGAGCCTGAAGCGATCGGTACGAATCAAGCACCAGACGAGAATTGTACATCACTTTTTGCGGGAAGCCGGCTTCATATGA
- a CDS encoding ABC transporter ATP-binding protein, translating into MITARQLQKEFKTPVVREGRFSGLRTLFSREYLSKEAVRDISFDIAKGEFVGYIGPNGAGKSTTIKMLTGILHPTSGEVLLAGMNPHQQRRQTVRRLGVVFGQRSQLWWDLPVKDSYDILAEMYGVPAELKKKRLSQFAELLDLESFWATPVRKLSLGQRMRADLAASMLHDPELLFLDEPTIGLDVNAKRNIRQFLRTLNEEFGKTILLTTHDMDDIEQLCSRVMVINHGQLTYDGTISSLRDTIGLPTIIRVTYRGAFHIQDSIPSAIQITGVDGLVVTVQVNRKEWSTMNILKQLEQWGEIIDVEMKEPDFEDIIHQVY; encoded by the coding sequence CACGTGAATACCTGTCCAAAGAAGCTGTACGTGATATCAGTTTCGATATTGCGAAAGGAGAGTTCGTTGGATACATCGGGCCGAATGGTGCAGGCAAATCGACGACGATCAAAATGTTAACCGGTATCCTCCACCCGACTTCGGGTGAAGTTCTTCTGGCCGGAATGAATCCCCATCAGCAAAGGCGCCAAACGGTAAGACGACTGGGAGTCGTGTTTGGACAGCGCAGCCAGCTCTGGTGGGATCTGCCCGTGAAGGATTCGTATGATATTCTGGCCGAAATGTACGGTGTACCTGCTGAACTCAAAAAGAAACGGCTGTCCCAGTTTGCCGAACTGCTGGACCTTGAATCCTTCTGGGCCACTCCTGTCCGTAAACTCTCCCTCGGACAGCGGATGCGTGCAGATCTCGCAGCTTCCATGCTGCATGATCCGGAACTGCTTTTTCTCGATGAACCCACGATTGGGCTGGACGTGAACGCCAAACGGAACATCCGCCAGTTTCTGCGGACATTAAATGAAGAGTTTGGCAAAACCATTTTGCTGACGACGCATGATATGGATGATATCGAGCAGTTATGCAGTCGGGTGATGGTCATTAATCATGGCCAGCTCACATATGACGGTACGATCTCCTCTCTGCGGGACACGATTGGTCTGCCCACGATTATCCGGGTGACTTACCGAGGGGCGTTTCATATCCAGGACTCCATACCTTCTGCCATACAGATTACAGGTGTGGACGGACTGGTCGTTACTGTACAAGTTAACCGAAAAGAGTGGAGTACAATGAATATTCTGAAGCAGCTGGAACAATGGGGCGAAATTATCGATGTGGAGATGAAAGAACCGGATTTCGAGGATATTATCCACCAGGTATACTGA